The Candidatus Krumholzibacteriia bacterium sequence ACGGGATTTCTCCCTCGAAGTGGAGTTCGTTCACGTTCTTCAAGGGGCCGAGGTCGAGGAAGAAGCGATAGCCGTCGTCGGTGCCGTGGTCGAACCACGGCGCGCCCTTCTCCGCGGGCTCGGGACGCGGCACGCCGAAGCTGCTGAAGAAGTTGAACGCGAGGTTCAGGCCGAAGGCCCCGTGGTGGTGCATGTCGTCGAACCACCAGTCGGCGATCGGGGCCTGCGGCGACACCGCCTTCAGCGCGGGATGGGTGTCGATCATGCCCGCGGCGGCGTAGAACCCGGGGTAGCTGATCCCCCACATCCCCACGCGCCCGTTCGTGCGCGGCAGTTCGTCGACGATCCACTCGATCGTGTCCCAGGTGTCGGTGCTCTCGTCGACGCCGTCCTCGCCGCCGGCGC is a genomic window containing:
- a CDS encoding CocE/NonD family hydrolase; its protein translation is MLRRVLLRLSIVATAPILAATPAAAADDLAAFVRANYTKTEHLVPMRDGVRLYTVVYTPNDLEGEWPVMLLRTPYGSGPYGASDYRTRLGPSEHFAREKFVFVYQDVRGKRMSEGTFVNMRPQRAGGEDGVDESTDTWDTIEWIVDELPRTNGRVGMWGISYPGFYAAAGMIDTHPALKAVSPQAPIADWWFDDMHHHGAFGLNLAFNFFSSFGVPRPEPAEKGAPWFDHGTDDGYRFFLDLGPLKNVNELHFEGEIP